A genomic stretch from Falco biarmicus isolate bFalBia1 chromosome 17, bFalBia1.pri, whole genome shotgun sequence includes:
- the RND2 gene encoding rho-related GTP-binding protein RhoN: MEGHLARCKIVVVGDTQCGKTALLHVFAKDCYPESYVPTVFENYTASFEIDKQRTELNMWDTSGSAYYDNVRPLAYPDSDAVLICFDISRPETLDSVLKKWQGETQEFCPNAKIVLVGCKLDMRTDLNTLRELSKQRLIPVTHEQGSALARQIGAVAYAECSSKVSENSVRDVFHVTTLASVNRVHKNLKRSNSKRGLKRASQMPGRTDLLNDTEIRKDRAKSCSIM, encoded by the exons ATGGAGGGGCACCTGGCGCGCTGCAAGATCGTGGTGGTGGGGGACACGCAGTGCGGCAAGACGGCGCTGCTGCACGTCTTCGCCAAGGACTGCTACCCCGAG AGCTACGTGCCCACCGTCTTCGAGAACTACACGGCCAGCTTCGAGATCGACAAGCAGCGCACCGAGCTCAACATGTGGGATACCTCAG gCTCGGCGTATTACGATAACGTCCGTCCCTTGGCCTACCCGGACTCGGACGCTGTGCTCATCTGCTTTGACATCAGCCGCCCGGAGACGCTGGACAGTGTGCTCAAGAAG TGGCAAGGGGAAACTCAGGAGTTCTGCCCCAACGCGAAGATTGTGCTGGTCGGCTGCAAGCTGGACATGCGGACAGACCTAAACACGCTCCGGGAGCTTTCCAAGCAGCGCCTCATCCCCGTGACGCACGAGCAG GGCAGCGCGCTGGCACGGCAGATCGGGGCAGTGGCCTATGCAGAGTGCTCCTCCAAGGTCTCGGAGAACAGCGTTCGGGATGTGTTTCATGTGACCACGCTTGCCTCGGTCAACAGGGTGCACAAGAACTTGAAGCGCAGCAACTCCAAACGGGGACTGAAGCGGGCATCACAGATGCCTGGCAGGACGGACTTACTGAACGACACAGAGATCAGGAAAGACCGAGCCAAGAGCTGCTCCATCATGTGA